The following are from one region of the Methyloversatilis discipulorum genome:
- a CDS encoding cob(I)yrinic acid a,c-diamide adenosyltransferase: MGHRLSKIATRTGDGGETGLGDGTRVSKSSARIHALGDVDELNSAIGVLLCEDMPADLSALLTEIQHDLFDLGGELAIPGYHLIKTEQVARLDAELERLNAELTPLKEFILPGGTRAAAHAHLARTICRRAERAVIAAAAEGKVSEASRQYLNRLSDLLFVLGRTYNRLAGCGDVLWQRGRAHDGATD; this comes from the coding sequence ATGGGTCATCGACTATCCAAGATTGCCACCCGCACCGGCGACGGCGGCGAAACCGGCCTCGGCGACGGCACCCGGGTTTCCAAATCCAGTGCGCGGATACACGCGCTCGGCGACGTCGACGAACTGAACAGCGCTATCGGCGTGCTGCTGTGCGAGGACATGCCGGCCGATCTGTCGGCGCTGCTGACCGAAATCCAGCACGATCTGTTCGACCTCGGTGGCGAACTGGCCATCCCCGGCTACCACCTGATCAAGACCGAACAGGTGGCGCGCCTCGATGCCGAACTGGAACGCTTGAACGCCGAGCTGACGCCGCTGAAGGAATTCATCCTGCCCGGCGGCACCCGCGCGGCAGCCCACGCCCACCTCGCCCGCACCATCTGCCGTCGCGCCGAACGCGCGGTGATCGCTGCGGCCGCCGAAGGCAAGGTGTCGGAGGCGAGCCGGCAGTATCTGAACCGCCTGTCCGACCTGCTGTTCGTGCTCGGCCGCACCTACAACCGGCTGGCCGGCTGCGGCGACGTGCTGTGGCAGCGCGGCCGCGCCCACGACGGCGCAACGGACTGA